The proteins below come from a single Zhouia spongiae genomic window:
- a CDS encoding alkene reductase has protein sequence METTLFTPYTMGTIKLKNRFLMAPMTRSRSSQPGDVPNRLMAEYYGQRASAGIIITEATQVSLQGKGYAKTPGIYTREQVDGWKLITDEVHRKESKIFLQLWHVGRVSSSKVNGLQPIAPSSIAAKGTHVYIFDGAPNGDATFIPVEAPKEMKQEEINKVTAAFVQGAKNAIEAGFDGVEIHGANGYLIDQFLRSNSNQRTDAYGGSPENRVRLLVEITQAVADAVGNNKVGVRLSPFISFKDMADPEILDTIMIAARKLEGIGITYLHLCEADWEDAPEIPDGFRVDLRNTFGNTIIATGNKTPEQGEYLLERGLADLIGFGRNFLTNPDYPQRVKLNAEMNTISDTHTLFGGGTERGYTDYPFLKDRNP, from the coding sequence ATGGAAACTACTTTATTTACACCGTATACAATGGGTACCATCAAATTAAAGAACCGTTTCCTGATGGCACCGATGACCCGTTCAAGGAGTTCACAACCCGGAGATGTCCCCAATAGGTTGATGGCTGAATATTACGGGCAAAGGGCATCGGCAGGGATTATTATAACCGAAGCAACCCAGGTTTCTTTACAGGGAAAGGGCTATGCCAAAACGCCGGGAATATATACCCGCGAACAGGTTGATGGCTGGAAACTCATAACTGATGAAGTACATCGAAAAGAAAGTAAAATCTTTTTGCAGTTGTGGCATGTGGGCCGTGTAAGTTCTTCAAAAGTAAACGGACTCCAGCCTATCGCCCCGTCATCTATAGCTGCCAAAGGGACTCATGTCTATATTTTTGACGGAGCTCCCAATGGCGATGCTACTTTTATACCTGTCGAGGCTCCTAAAGAAATGAAACAGGAGGAAATAAACAAAGTTACGGCTGCATTTGTACAGGGAGCAAAAAATGCCATCGAAGCCGGCTTTGACGGTGTCGAGATCCATGGAGCCAACGGTTATTTGATCGATCAGTTTTTAAGAAGCAACTCCAATCAACGCACTGACGCATATGGGGGAAGTCCAGAAAACAGGGTTCGACTGCTGGTGGAAATTACACAGGCGGTTGCCGATGCCGTCGGAAATAACAAAGTAGGTGTCCGCTTGTCGCCTTTTATCAGTTTTAAGGATATGGCCGACCCTGAGATACTGGATACTATTATGATAGCGGCAAGGAAACTAGAAGGTATCGGTATTACCTACCTTCATTTGTGTGAAGCCGATTGGGAAGACGCCCCTGAAATTCCGGATGGTTTCAGAGTTGATCTGAGAAATACCTTCGGGAATACCATTATTGCAACGGGAAACAAAACGCCCGAACAAGGAGAGTATTTATTGGAAAGAGGCCTGGCAGACCTCATCGGATTCGGTCGTAATTTCCTGACGAATCCCGATTATCCCCAACGTGTAAAACTAAACGCTGAAATGAATACCATCAGCGACACACATACACTCTTTGGTGGAGGCACAGAAAGGGGGTATACAGATTATCCTTTTTTAAAGGATCGAAATCCATAA
- a CDS encoding OmpA family protein, with translation MKKLLVLHIILISSLYLSAQSVSKADDYFNNYKFKEAIDLYHDIVAKSKEPKIGVIEKLADSYFNINDYSNAYLWYETLYKRKDGNLSETSFVKYVQSMKASEEYKKADAVIKEYYKDDLDRLKVIAAQKDHLDSLSSDGVVPAYTIYELKINTPYSDFGAAYYKGDIVFSSSRDTSRITEDIYEWNEQPYLDLFIAKRDETSGDLSDPEKFLNNMESSYHDATLTFSPDYKTVYFTKNFVQRNKLELNDKGVSNLQILKGEIKDNKIVNITPLKFNSPDYSCAHPTLSPDGNYLYFASDMPGGYGQTDIYVTRLFENGNTDTPVNLGPVINTVGREMFPFISGSTLYFASDSHYGLGGLDVFESKILENGRYSIPQNLGAPLNSNMDDFSFIINAEDNTGYFASNRSSGEGDDDIYSFKKKIVPATQTYSGQVLDEKTKEPVSEASIKIYDLFNEFISETMSESDGSYSITLTCASAYKVVFTKVEYSEKTITIETTEEPGARYKDKNVYLIPYESIVEKEGNVEKIKVNPIYFDYDKSDITQKAIPELEKVVFALHEFPNIKIKIESHTDSRGNDSYNMKLSDRRAKATQNYIVSRGVDPDRIESAIGYGETRLKNHCVNGIICSETEHSINRRSDFIIIEK, from the coding sequence ATGAAAAAACTTTTAGTATTACATATAATCTTAATTTCGAGCCTTTATTTAAGTGCCCAGAGCGTTAGTAAGGCAGACGATTACTTTAACAATTACAAGTTTAAAGAAGCTATTGACCTTTACCATGATATAGTAGCAAAATCAAAAGAGCCAAAAATTGGAGTTATAGAAAAGCTGGCTGATAGCTATTTTAATATAAATGATTACAGCAATGCATACTTATGGTACGAAACTTTATATAAGAGAAAAGATGGTAACCTTAGTGAAACATCTTTTGTTAAGTATGTTCAGAGTATGAAGGCCTCGGAAGAATATAAAAAGGCTGATGCTGTTATCAAAGAGTATTATAAAGATGACCTCGACAGGCTGAAAGTCATCGCTGCTCAAAAAGATCATCTCGATAGCTTGTCCTCAGACGGTGTAGTGCCGGCTTATACGATTTATGAGCTCAAAATAAATACGCCATATTCAGATTTTGGTGCTGCCTATTATAAAGGCGATATTGTTTTCTCATCGTCCAGGGATACTTCCAGAATTACAGAAGATATTTATGAATGGAATGAACAACCGTACCTGGACTTGTTTATAGCAAAGAGGGATGAAACCAGTGGCGACCTTAGTGACCCTGAAAAATTCTTGAACAATATGGAGTCGTCTTATCACGATGCTACATTAACATTCTCTCCAGATTACAAGACAGTATATTTTACAAAAAATTTTGTTCAGCGAAATAAACTGGAATTGAATGACAAAGGAGTATCGAACCTTCAAATATTAAAAGGAGAGATTAAAGACAATAAGATTGTAAATATCACCCCTTTAAAATTCAATAGTCCTGATTATTCATGTGCACATCCAACATTAAGTCCCGATGGTAATTATTTATATTTCGCCTCGGACATGCCCGGAGGCTATGGGCAAACAGATATTTATGTGACAAGACTGTTTGAGAATGGCAATACCGATACTCCGGTAAATCTTGGCCCGGTAATTAATACGGTTGGAAGAGAAATGTTCCCTTTTATTTCCGGGAGTACATTGTATTTTGCATCTGACAGTCATTACGGACTGGGTGGCTTAGACGTTTTTGAATCTAAAATTCTGGAAAATGGCAGATACAGCATTCCCCAAAATCTTGGGGCTCCCCTTAACAGTAACATGGATGATTTTAGCTTTATCATAAATGCAGAGGATAATACCGGGTATTTTGCTTCCAACAGGTCTTCGGGTGAAGGTGATGACGATATTTATTCTTTTAAGAAAAAGATCGTTCCTGCAACCCAAACCTACTCAGGGCAGGTTTTAGACGAAAAAACCAAAGAGCCTGTTTCTGAGGCAAGTATTAAAATATACGACCTGTTCAATGAATTCATTTCAGAAACGATGAGTGAAAGCGACGGATCGTATAGTATTACTTTAACCTGTGCTTCCGCTTACAAAGTCGTTTTTACCAAGGTGGAATACAGTGAAAAGACGATAACCATAGAAACCACCGAAGAGCCGGGAGCCCGGTATAAAGACAAGAATGTTTACCTGATACCTTATGAAAGCATTGTAGAAAAAGAAGGAAATGTTGAAAAAATAAAGGTGAACCCTATATATTTTGATTACGATAAAAGTGACATTACCCAAAAAGCAATTCCTGAACTTGAAAAAGTTGTATTTGCTTTACATGAATTTCCAAATATCAAGATCAAGATTGAATCACACACCGATTCAAGAGGGAATGATTCATATAACATGAAACTTTCAGACAGAAGGGCTAAAGCTACCCAGAACTATATAGTTTCAAGAGGGGTAGACCCCGACCGGATCGAAAGTGCCATAGGCTATGGAGAAACCAGGCTGAAAAATCATTGTGTCAATGGCATCATATGTAGCGAAACCGAACATTCGATAAACCGTAGATCAGATTTCATAATTATAGAAAAGTAG
- a CDS encoding PorP/SprF family type IX secretion system membrane protein, which produces MKIIKILTPVRFLSAIAFLCMGNMFAQQQPQFTQYMYNTLTINPGYTASNGRLEASLLHRSQWVDLDGAPSTQTFNIQGALNEKVGLGFVAVKDRIGPSDEIDLTGSFAYHLLLKRGLKIGLGINAGVDIFSVDWSKGSSYDPGDPTTNENINEVRPKIGAGAFLYSSNWYVGLSAPNFIKSNFFDNEEEVAVDKSPHYYLMGGYVFDLSDAVRFKPTVLAKMVSGSPVSVDVSANFLIQQKFTAGASYRFNDAMSALVGFQLSENIFAGYAFDYSTTGIRKYNDGSHEIILRYILPSLRKRARSPRFF; this is translated from the coding sequence ATGAAAATCATAAAAATATTAACGCCGGTTCGGTTTCTCAGTGCAATTGCATTTTTGTGCATGGGAAATATGTTTGCGCAGCAACAACCACAGTTCACCCAATATATGTATAATACACTAACTATAAACCCCGGTTATACGGCATCGAACGGCAGGCTGGAAGCTTCATTGTTACACAGGTCGCAATGGGTAGATTTAGATGGAGCCCCTTCCACCCAGACCTTTAATATCCAGGGTGCCCTTAACGAAAAAGTGGGCTTAGGGTTTGTAGCTGTAAAGGATAGAATAGGCCCTTCGGACGAAATAGATCTTACAGGATCTTTTGCGTATCATTTATTATTAAAAAGAGGACTAAAAATAGGTTTAGGTATAAATGCCGGTGTCGATATATTTAGTGTAGATTGGTCCAAAGGTTCGTCTTACGACCCGGGCGATCCAACTACAAACGAAAATATCAATGAAGTTAGGCCGAAAATCGGCGCAGGAGCATTTTTATATAGTTCCAATTGGTATGTAGGTCTTTCTGCTCCTAATTTTATCAAATCTAACTTTTTCGATAATGAAGAAGAGGTTGCGGTAGATAAGAGTCCGCATTATTATCTTATGGGGGGATATGTTTTTGACCTGTCGGACGCGGTTCGTTTTAAACCGACCGTGTTAGCTAAAATGGTCAGCGGATCACCCGTTTCTGTCGATGTTTCAGCAAACTTCCTGATACAGCAAAAGTTTACAGCCGGTGCCAGTTATCGTTTTAATGATGCTATGAGTGCACTGGTTGGTTTTCAGTTAAGTGAAAACATTTTTGCCGGGTATGCTTTTGATTATTCCACCACCGGAATTCGAAAATATAACGATGGATCTCATGAGATCATCTTGCGATATATATTACCAAGTTTAAGAAAAAGAGCCCGTTCACCAAGATTTTTCTAA